The Geothrix sp. DNA segment CCCAGCCGACCGGTCAGCCCTCGGGGCCCGTGGTGGTCGAATGGCGGGAACCCGACCCACCCTCCGCCACACCCTGACCTGACTTATCTGGAGCCCGGATTCATTCTGGGATCCGATGCGTCTCCACCCGGAAAGCCGCACTGCAACCGCTCTGGATAGGCGCTCACGGACCACTCTGCACGCGGATCGCGGTCCTCCACATTCATGCCCATCTGATGTTTGCAGAAAGCGCAGAAGGCGAAGGTCGGACCGGACACGTCGCGCTCGGCGTCATGCAGCGTGTGGAACTGGGGCAGCGGGCAGCCGAGAATCAGGAGCCAGGCGCCTCGACCGGATGGATCTTCCGTCAAGATGTGATCCATTGGATGGCCCCTTATCCGAGCGGCTGCTCCCCTGAGTTTCCTCCACCGGAATTGAAATTGTCTTTACTGTGATTCGAAACACACGCTTTCGACGGGGAGAACCTTTACCGCCCCTGGGCACTTCGCGAAGCCCTCAGCACGGCCCGGAAGACCTCCTCCACGCCCTGGGCATCGAGCCCCGATTCCCTGGCCCAGTCCCGCCGGGCCTGCAGCTGCGAGGCTTCCCGCTCGGGATCATGGATGGGGAGGTTCAGCTCGGCCTTGGCACGGCCCGCGCGGAGCACCAGTTCCGTGCGGCGGGCGAGCAGGGCCACCAGCTCCTGATCCAGCGCGTCGATGTGATCCCGGGCCTCCTGCAGAGCCGGCGACCGCGTGCCCAGGTCGGGGATGGAGAGCTGCTCGCCCCCCCCCGACTCGGCCGCCTCGGCCAGACTCCGGTGGATGGCCGACAGGGCCTCCAGCAATCCTTCCCGGGCGCCGGAGGCGAAGGGGTTCTCGTTCTGCAGGGCGGCGAAGAGATGCCCCGCGTCCTCCCGCACCGACTCGAGCGTCCGCGCGATGGCGTGGAAGGAGGGGGGCGTGAAGGGCAGCTCGGCGCCGGCACCCACGGCCAGCAGCCCCTTGGCGATGAAGAAGGTCAGCGCATGGGTCGTGGC contains these protein-coding regions:
- a CDS encoding prephenate dehydrogenase/arogenate dehydrogenase family protein encodes the protein MRIGILGYGRFGRALGSLLREAGHAYRAWDPVAEVPGEHRVAGFHDLVDGQEALVLAVPIPALGGLIGALRPRLRADHLVFDVGSVKVGPCALLEEHLGPAIPHAGTHPLFGPVSLARAERPLRVVLCASPHHPAAAQRVESLFHSLGCEVLRQSPEDHDRVMATTHALTFFIAKGLLAVGAGAELPFTPPSFHAIARTLESVREDAGHLFAALQNENPFASGAREGLLEALSAIHRSLAEAAESGGGEQLSIPDLGTRSPALQEARDHIDALDQELVALLARRTELVLRAGRAKAELNLPIHDPEREASQLQARRDWARESGLDAQGVEEVFRAVLRASRSAQGR